In Ilumatobacter fluminis, the following proteins share a genomic window:
- a CDS encoding CaiB/BaiF CoA transferase family protein, translating to MSGPLDGYRIIEIAGIGPGPFAAMLLSDMGAEVIRVERAGAVRGPAPDAPHGDILRRGRRNIALDLKNPDGVETLLQLVESADALIEGFRPGVMERLGVGPDVCLERNPKLVFGRMTGWGQDGPYALAAGHDINYIALAGALAHYGRAGQPPTPPMNMVGDFGGGGMFLAFGVVCALLEAQKSGEGQVVDTAMVDGTAILMTMFWAFHHMGAHDINRRGENLLDTGAHFYDVYECSDGEYVSLGSIEPQFYAELMRLTGLDGDEEFAAQMDASKWPHLKERLAELFRTKTRDEWCEIMEHTDVCFAPVLRMDEAAQHPHNVERNTFIAPGGVTQPAPAPRFSRTAAEVDRPPAHDGQHTREVLVEWGIDESQVDALIESGAAKQA from the coding sequence GTGAGCGGCCCCCTCGACGGCTACCGGATCATCGAGATCGCCGGCATCGGACCCGGTCCGTTCGCCGCGATGCTGCTGAGCGACATGGGCGCCGAGGTCATCCGGGTCGAACGCGCTGGCGCGGTTCGTGGCCCCGCACCCGATGCGCCACACGGCGACATCCTGCGCCGTGGTCGGCGCAACATCGCCCTCGACCTGAAGAACCCCGACGGCGTCGAGACGCTGCTGCAACTGGTCGAGAGCGCCGATGCGCTGATCGAGGGCTTCCGGCCGGGCGTCATGGAACGACTCGGCGTCGGGCCCGACGTGTGTCTCGAACGCAACCCGAAGCTCGTGTTCGGCCGGATGACCGGTTGGGGTCAGGACGGCCCGTACGCCCTCGCCGCCGGCCACGACATCAACTACATCGCCCTGGCCGGAGCGTTGGCCCACTACGGCCGCGCCGGGCAGCCGCCGACCCCACCGATGAACATGGTCGGCGACTTCGGCGGTGGCGGCATGTTCCTCGCCTTCGGCGTCGTGTGTGCCCTGCTCGAAGCGCAGAAGAGCGGTGAGGGGCAGGTGGTCGACACCGCGATGGTCGACGGCACGGCGATCCTCATGACCATGTTCTGGGCGTTCCACCACATGGGCGCGCACGACATCAACCGCCGTGGCGAGAACCTGCTCGACACGGGCGCCCATTTCTACGACGTGTACGAGTGCTCCGACGGTGAGTACGTCTCGCTCGGCTCGATCGAGCCGCAGTTCTACGCCGAGCTGATGCGGCTCACCGGACTGGACGGCGACGAGGAGTTCGCCGCGCAGATGGACGCGTCGAAGTGGCCGCACCTGAAGGAACGGCTGGCCGAACTCTTCCGGACGAAGACTCGCGACGAGTGGTGCGAGATCATGGAGCACACCGACGTGTGCTTCGCTCCGGTCCTCCGGATGGACGAGGCGGCGCAGCACCCGCACAACGTCGAACGCAACACCTTCATCGCCCCCGGCGGCGTGACACAGCCGGCTCCGGCGCCGCGGTTCAGCCGCACGGCCGCCGAGGTCGACCGGCCGCCCGCACACGACGGCCAGCACACCCGCGAGGTACTGGTCGAGTGGGGGATCGACGAGTCGCAGGTCGACGCGCTGATCGAGTCGGGAGCTGCCAAGCAGGCCTGA
- a CDS encoding alpha/beta fold hydrolase → MTRAQLDSGIELEYDTFGSPDDPALLLVMGFTAQMILWNEEFCEQLAASGRYVIRFDNRDCGLSTKLDGQHVDAAAVLGAAMAGEEIPPVPYTLSDMAADAIGLLDALGIDRAHVAGASMGGMIVQTMAIEHRDRLLSVTSIMSTVGDPEYGAAAPEAMAVLLSPPPAERDQVIERAASTRIWASKRYFDEAKAKEFAGVAYDRSFYPEGASRQLAAITASGDRSDGLRSVSTPMLVIHGLDDTLIAPSGGRRTAELVPNAHLLEVADMGHDVPPPLYGIIVGAMIGHQDSAVHPSAAAPLEAAS, encoded by the coding sequence ATGACACGCGCTCAACTCGACTCGGGCATCGAGCTCGAGTACGACACCTTCGGCTCGCCCGACGACCCGGCCCTGTTGCTGGTGATGGGCTTCACCGCCCAGATGATCCTCTGGAACGAGGAGTTCTGCGAACAACTCGCGGCCTCGGGGCGGTACGTCATCCGGTTCGACAACCGCGACTGCGGGCTGTCGACGAAGCTCGACGGCCAGCACGTCGACGCCGCAGCCGTGCTGGGCGCGGCGATGGCGGGCGAGGAGATCCCGCCGGTGCCCTACACGCTCTCCGACATGGCGGCCGACGCCATCGGACTCCTCGACGCGCTCGGGATCGACCGTGCCCACGTCGCCGGAGCGTCGATGGGCGGCATGATCGTCCAGACGATGGCGATCGAGCACCGCGATCGTCTGCTCAGCGTCACGTCGATCATGTCGACGGTCGGCGACCCCGAGTACGGAGCGGCCGCTCCGGAAGCGATGGCCGTGTTGCTGTCGCCCCCGCCCGCCGAGCGCGACCAGGTGATCGAACGAGCCGCCAGCACGCGGATCTGGGCATCGAAGCGGTACTTCGACGAGGCCAAGGCGAAAGAGTTCGCCGGCGTCGCGTACGACCGGTCGTTCTACCCGGAGGGCGCGTCCCGCCAGCTCGCTGCGATCACCGCCTCCGGCGACCGCAGCGACGGTCTCCGATCGGTGTCGACGCCGATGCTGGTGATCCACGGTCTCGACGACACGCTGATCGCTCCGTCGGGCGGCCGCCGGACGGCCGAGCTCGTGCCGAACGCACACCTGCTCGAGGTGGCCGACATGGGCCACGACGTACCCCCGCCGCTGTACGGCATCATCGTCGGGGCGATGATCGGGCACCAGGACTCGGCGGTTCATCCGTCGGCTGCGGCGCCGCTGGAGGCGGCATCGTGA
- a CDS encoding PH domain-containing protein yields MPYPKNLLNDYETVALDLHPHWWYYTKAILAVAAAVIFAIVVTIAFDGTLETGLQWIGIAAILVSLGWLVKRYATWSTTNFVVTSDRVIYRSGVVRKSGIEIPLERVNNVSSNQGVFERMLGAGDLLIESGGESGQQRFTDIKNPNRVQNLIHAQREANNTRMYGGGGNSGSDVATQLEKLEGMLERGTLSQEEFDAQKRRLLGD; encoded by the coding sequence ATGCCGTACCCCAAGAATCTGCTCAACGATTACGAGACCGTTGCGCTCGATCTCCACCCGCACTGGTGGTACTACACGAAGGCGATCCTGGCGGTCGCGGCAGCGGTCATCTTCGCGATCGTGGTGACGATCGCGTTCGACGGAACGCTCGAGACCGGGCTGCAGTGGATCGGCATCGCCGCGATCCTCGTGTCGCTCGGTTGGCTCGTGAAGCGGTACGCCACCTGGTCGACCACCAACTTCGTGGTGACGAGCGACCGAGTCATCTACCGGTCGGGTGTCGTCCGCAAGAGCGGGATCGAGATCCCGCTCGAGCGCGTCAACAACGTGTCGTCGAACCAGGGCGTCTTCGAGCGGATGCTCGGTGCCGGCGACCTGCTGATCGAGTCGGGCGGCGAGTCGGGGCAGCAGCGCTTCACCGACATCAAGAACCCGAACCGCGTCCAGAACCTCATCCACGCCCAGCGTGAGGCGAACAACACCCGGATGTACGGCGGAGGCGGCAACAGCGGCAGCGATGTCGCGACCCAGCTCGAGAAGCTCGAGGGCATGCTCGAACGCGGCACGCTCTCCCAAGAGGAGTTCGACGCCCAGAAGCGGCGTCTGCTCGGCGACTGA
- a CDS encoding ATP-dependent helicase yields the protein MSANSTVNEVDPAALLADLDADQHRAVTCESSLVAVIAGAGSGKTRVLTRRAAYRIATETADARHTLVLTFTREAAGELRRRLAGMGVNDQITAGTFHSISNQLLRQRWADLDQAPRTVVDDRARIIGGLRAFTDRASAADLPSVVDAIGVASSRGLTPRAYVRAVRNNELRSLHDPEFVADVLSAYTEEKRQRRIVDLDDLIALTIDAAERDETFADALRWRFRHVLVDEAQDLNPLQHRFLDVLRTGRDDLYLVGDPAQAIYGFTGSDPALLTDVADRFPGVEVIRLPVNHRCTPQVVEIGRVVLAGAEVDTAIESARGDGPTVRVSAHDDEAAESAAVARAIAADDPTRLRSGQVAVLARTHATLAPVRAALQAAGLPLRTRVDGAGTELGPLLDEAYRLREQDSLRRWIRDQHLAAEGDDDPRTTVALAANDFLRTHPTGDGVAFRAWVSATDPFGTARPGVELLTFHAAKGREWHTVHLVGCETSLVPHRSATTAALKAEEARLFYVSVTRATDRLTVHWSERRNGYQRRRTPLLDGFEPGEPVVLPPPPELVGTQPSPRESTLDRLRTWRADAARANGLLPDALVTDHVLSLIATHRPSSPDELDQLTGLGAITSRRLFHGIDRALQSH from the coding sequence ATGAGCGCAAACAGTACCGTGAACGAGGTGGACCCCGCAGCGTTGTTGGCCGATCTCGACGCCGACCAGCATCGCGCCGTCACCTGCGAATCGTCCCTGGTCGCCGTGATCGCGGGCGCCGGTTCCGGCAAGACCAGGGTGCTGACCCGGCGAGCCGCCTACCGGATCGCCACCGAGACCGCCGACGCCAGACACACGCTCGTGCTGACCTTCACGAGGGAGGCGGCGGGCGAACTCCGCCGCCGACTGGCCGGCATGGGCGTCAACGACCAGATCACGGCCGGTACGTTCCACTCGATCTCCAATCAGCTCCTCCGACAACGGTGGGCCGATCTCGACCAGGCGCCCCGGACCGTCGTCGACGATCGGGCCCGGATCATCGGCGGGCTGCGAGCCTTCACCGACCGGGCGTCGGCGGCCGACCTGCCGTCCGTCGTCGATGCGATCGGCGTCGCCTCGTCGCGTGGTCTCACACCGCGGGCCTACGTCCGGGCGGTGCGCAACAACGAACTCCGCTCGCTCCACGACCCCGAGTTCGTCGCCGACGTGCTCTCGGCCTACACGGAGGAGAAACGTCAGCGGCGCATCGTCGATCTCGACGATCTGATCGCGTTGACGATCGATGCCGCCGAACGCGACGAGACGTTCGCGGACGCGCTCCGGTGGCGGTTCCGTCACGTCCTCGTCGACGAGGCCCAAGATCTCAACCCGCTCCAGCACCGGTTCCTCGACGTGCTCCGGACGGGCCGGGACGATCTCTACCTGGTGGGCGATCCGGCACAGGCGATCTACGGCTTCACCGGGTCCGATCCGGCGCTGCTCACCGATGTCGCCGACCGGTTCCCCGGTGTCGAGGTGATCCGCCTCCCCGTCAACCACCGATGCACACCGCAGGTGGTCGAGATCGGACGGGTGGTCCTGGCGGGTGCCGAGGTCGACACCGCGATCGAATCCGCCCGCGGTGACGGGCCGACGGTTCGCGTGTCGGCGCACGACGACGAGGCAGCCGAGTCGGCCGCCGTGGCGCGAGCGATCGCAGCCGACGACCCGACACGGCTGCGGTCGGGCCAGGTCGCCGTGCTGGCACGCACCCACGCGACGCTCGCCCCGGTCCGGGCTGCGCTCCAGGCCGCCGGACTGCCGCTGCGCACCCGGGTCGACGGCGCAGGCACCGAACTCGGCCCGTTGCTCGACGAGGCGTACCGCCTTCGAGAGCAGGACTCGCTACGACGCTGGATCCGCGACCAACACCTGGCCGCCGAGGGCGACGACGACCCACGCACGACGGTCGCCCTCGCCGCCAATGACTTCCTTCGGACCCACCCGACCGGTGACGGCGTTGCGTTCCGTGCGTGGGTGTCGGCGACCGACCCGTTCGGCACCGCACGACCCGGCGTCGAACTGCTCACGTTCCACGCCGCCAAAGGCCGCGAGTGGCACACGGTGCACCTCGTCGGCTGCGAGACCAGCCTCGTGCCGCACCGGTCGGCGACGACGGCAGCGCTGAAGGCCGAGGAGGCGCGCCTCTTCTACGTCTCCGTCACCCGGGCGACCGATCGGCTCACGGTGCACTGGTCCGAGCGACGTAACGGCTACCAGCGGCGCCGCACTCCCCTGCTCGACGGGTTCGAACCGGGCGAACCGGTCGTGCTCCCGCCCCCACCCGAGCTGGTCGGCACGCAGCCGTCGCCGCGCGAGTCGACCCTCGACCGACTCCGAACGTGGCGGGCCGACGCTGCCCGAGCGAACGGCTTGCTGCCCGATGCGCTGGTGACCGACCACGTGCTGTCGCTGATCGCCACCCACCGCCCGTCGTCGCCCGACGAACTCGACCAGCTCACCGGGCTCGGCGCCATCACCAGCCGCCGCCTGTTCCACGGCATCGACCGAGCCCTCCAGTCGCACTGA
- a CDS encoding exodeoxyribonuclease III produces MRVVTWNVNSLRARLERVEEWVTEVQPDVLCIQETKLADDAFPALTFEALGYECAHYGQGQWNGVAILSKVGLDDVVANFAGDIEPDPDARILTATCGGVRISCCYVPNGRSLDDDHYTYKLSWLDRLLEHLRAESDPGDDVIVTGDFNIAPSDVDVYDIRKFANATHVSQPERDRLQALCDWGLVDLFRHQHPDAEKVYSWWDYRGGDFHQGRGLRIDLVLGSASLVDRVDWAVVDRNARKGKQPSDHAPVIVDLT; encoded by the coding sequence GTGAGGGTCGTCACCTGGAACGTCAACTCGCTCCGAGCCCGGCTCGAGCGGGTCGAGGAGTGGGTCACCGAGGTGCAGCCCGACGTGTTGTGCATCCAGGAGACCAAGCTCGCCGACGACGCCTTCCCGGCGCTCACGTTCGAGGCGCTCGGCTACGAATGTGCCCACTACGGGCAGGGGCAGTGGAACGGGGTCGCGATCCTGTCGAAGGTCGGCCTCGACGATGTCGTCGCCAACTTCGCCGGCGACATCGAGCCCGACCCCGACGCCCGCATCCTCACTGCGACGTGCGGCGGCGTGCGCATCTCGTGCTGCTATGTGCCGAACGGTCGGTCGCTCGACGACGACCACTACACGTACAAGCTGAGCTGGCTCGACCGGCTGCTCGAGCACCTGCGTGCCGAGAGCGACCCGGGTGACGACGTGATCGTGACGGGCGACTTCAACATCGCCCCGAGCGACGTCGACGTGTACGACATCCGCAAGTTCGCCAACGCCACCCACGTGAGCCAGCCCGAACGCGACCGGCTCCAGGCGCTGTGCGACTGGGGGCTCGTCGATCTGTTCCGGCATCAGCACCCCGACGCGGAGAAGGTCTACTCGTGGTGGGACTACCGGGGCGGCGACTTCCACCAGGGCCGCGGACTGCGCATCGATCTGGTGCTCGGCAGCGCGTCGCTCGTCGACCGCGTCGACTGGGCCGTCGTCGACCGCAACGCCCGCAAGGGCAAGCAACCGAGCGACCACGCCCCGGTCATCGTCGACCTGACCTGA
- a CDS encoding S1 RNA-binding domain-containing protein gives MTNQNSKPDLFVVDGSNIATEGRSKPSLEQLNEAVTAFREEYPDVDVTVVVDATFGHRIAKGEVKQFDKAVANNELVTPPAGAVGRGDAFILAIADKANAGVFSNDSFQEFHGDYGWLFEHGRLIGGKPVPHVGWVFVDRNPVRGPKSRESIRAAKKAEASDEPATAAKDKAQRRVRKKKAAASEPADQTANDQNDESTSAKQQDDAKQTGAKSGRSRRGRGKQSAKPDAADQDGAKQENAKQDGGASSTKHVNELVNFLEFVEKHAVGQSITATVASYSSHGAYADFGNVQVYIPLRLMSDPAPTSARKAVTIGDELEVVVAAFSPDRRSIDVALPAMADRIELPDGQTPSSDDDEPATKPKKRRASRRRGKKAAAEAASETTEQSDASTAADEPSSESAQTVPEPATDSAETVGAEPAPAKAPAKKRAAKKKAAAKKAPAKKKAAAKKAPAKKKAAAKKAPAKKKAAAKKAPAKKKAAAKKAPAKKKAAAKRAPAKKKAAAKKAAAPAAETPEP, from the coding sequence ATGACGAACCAGAACAGCAAACCAGACCTCTTCGTCGTCGATGGCTCGAACATTGCCACGGAAGGTCGGTCCAAGCCCAGCCTCGAACAGCTCAACGAAGCGGTCACCGCCTTCCGTGAGGAGTACCCCGACGTCGACGTGACCGTGGTGGTCGACGCGACATTCGGCCACCGCATCGCCAAGGGGGAGGTCAAACAGTTCGACAAGGCGGTCGCCAACAACGAACTCGTGACCCCACCCGCCGGCGCAGTGGGCCGCGGCGACGCCTTCATCCTCGCGATCGCCGACAAGGCGAACGCGGGCGTCTTCTCGAACGACTCCTTCCAGGAGTTCCACGGCGACTACGGCTGGCTCTTCGAGCACGGCCGCCTCATCGGCGGCAAGCCGGTGCCGCACGTCGGGTGGGTCTTCGTCGACCGCAACCCGGTCCGTGGCCCGAAGAGCCGTGAGTCGATCCGTGCCGCGAAGAAGGCCGAGGCGTCCGACGAACCGGCGACCGCAGCCAAGGACAAGGCCCAGCGTCGTGTCCGCAAGAAGAAGGCAGCGGCGTCCGAACCAGCCGATCAGACGGCGAACGACCAGAACGACGAGTCGACTTCCGCGAAGCAGCAGGACGATGCCAAGCAGACCGGGGCCAAGAGCGGCCGCTCGAGGCGAGGCCGCGGCAAGCAGAGCGCCAAGCCCGACGCTGCCGACCAGGACGGTGCGAAGCAGGAGAACGCGAAGCAGGACGGCGGCGCGTCGTCGACCAAGCACGTCAACGAGCTGGTGAACTTCCTCGAGTTCGTCGAGAAGCACGCCGTCGGTCAGTCGATCACGGCGACGGTGGCGAGCTACTCCTCGCACGGCGCCTACGCCGACTTCGGCAACGTGCAGGTCTACATCCCGCTCCGCCTGATGTCCGACCCTGCGCCGACGAGTGCGCGCAAGGCCGTCACCATCGGCGACGAACTCGAGGTCGTGGTCGCGGCGTTCTCACCCGATCGCCGCAGCATCGACGTGGCCCTGCCCGCCATGGCCGACCGGATCGAGCTGCCCGACGGCCAGACGCCGAGCAGCGACGACGACGAACCCGCTACGAAGCCGAAGAAGCGACGTGCCTCTCGCCGACGCGGCAAGAAGGCTGCCGCCGAGGCCGCATCGGAGACGACCGAGCAGTCCGACGCATCGACGGCTGCCGACGAACCGTCGAGCGAGTCGGCGCAGACGGTGCCGGAACCGGCGACCGACTCCGCTGAGACCGTGGGCGCCGAGCCCGCTCCTGCCAAGGCGCCGGCGAAGAAGCGAGCCGCCAAGAAGAAGGCGGCGGCGAAGAAGGCCCCGGCCAAGAAGAAGGCGGCGGCGAAGAAGGCTCCGGCGAAGAAGAAGGCGGCGGCGAAGAAGGCCCCGGCCAAGAAGAAGGCGGCGGCGAAGAAGGCTCCGGCGAAGAAGAAGGCGGCGGCGAAGAAGGCTCCGGCGAAGAAGAAGGCGGCTGCCAAGAGGGCCCCGGCCAAGAAGAAGGCCGCTGCCAAGAAGGCGGCGGCGCCGGCGGCGGAGACACCCGAACCGTGA
- a CDS encoding multifunctional oxoglutarate decarboxylase/oxoglutarate dehydrogenase thiamine pyrophosphate-binding subunit/dihydrolipoyllysine-residue succinyltransferase subunit → MRTSCQIGHPSRVTAPGRPATPDEQGGNSTTFRTRAVAAGTLGFVSGTETSGSAFGTNSWLVEEMYERYVADPTAVAESWREFFEDYTSISAPAHQNDPAPAPAPAPADSNGAATPPPPPADATPAPAPAPSASKPAPAPAAEPAAEPGELIKGVGAAIVRNMAASLEVPTATSFRNVPAKLLEVNRKVINGYRTRAGLGKVSFTHLIGYAVVRAIAETVPNMKNGFVEGADGKPRLVRNDHVNMGLAVDVDKGDGTRTLVVPVLKQADTLDFAGFLAAYNEIIRKVQNNKLTLDDYAGANVSLTNPGTIGTVQSVPRLMPGQGVIVGVGNIDYPAEFEGADKRNLSSLGVSKVVTVTSTYDHRIIQGAESGLFLKRVHELLLGEHGFYEDIFHDLDMPYEAVKWRPDTNPIDREEAMLAKQMAVAKLIRVHRVRGHLIADLDPLRWKEPHTPVELDPATYGLTIWDLDREFLTDGVGGRDKMSLGDLLGVLRDAYCRTIGVEYMHIQNTEEQRWIQERVESKPPSFEKDQKMRILERLNAAEAFEKFLATKYVGTKRFGIEGAESAIPILDEILSHAADEGLDGSVLGMAHRGRLNVLSNIVGKSYEAIFSEFEGHVDPNTVQGSGDVKYHLGATGKYHSPSGADIKVELAANPSHLETVDPIVMGMVRAQQDQIEPMGAFSVLPLLIHGDAAFAGQGVVAECLAMSDIGGYRIGGTIHLIINNQIGFTTAPEWSRSSMYCSDVAKTVQAPIFHVNGDDPEACVRVARMAWEYRQKFHKDVVIDMVCYRRHGHNEGDDPSYTQPLMYKAIAERRSVRKVYVETLVKRGDITVEEAEQALEDFQGKLQVALDETRSRNTEAPKVPRPPKPLGVLPHIPTGVERETLERIFHQLTNFPEGFTPHPKLVRQFETRTKQFESANDVDWATAEALAIGSLILEGAPVRLAGEDSRRGTFSQRHAAVVDFETGQPWIPLADIEGAEANFWVYDSLLSEYAALGYEYGYAHSNPDALVMWEAQFGDFVNGAQIIIDQYIVAAEDKWGQRNGVVLLLPHGYEGQGPEHSSARIERFLTLAAEDNMQVVNATTARQYFHLLRRQVHQERQTPLVVFTPKQGLRMKQTRSHIDELTMGSFEEVLDDPHVSDPDAVSRIVFCSGKVAWDAMSERDAREAPVAIVRVEQLFPLPTDQMLDIVQNRYPNARELVWLQEEPENMGPWHFIEHHTWRVKDLGYDLRHVARVESGSPATGSKTVHDQELADLMDGIFDGL, encoded by the coding sequence ATGCGCACATCGTGCCAGATCGGGCACCCCTCGCGGGTGACTGCGCCCGGGAGGCCCGCGACGCCCGATGAGCAGGGTGGGAACAGCACCACCTTTCGGACACGAGCCGTTGCCGCCGGTACGCTCGGCTTCGTGTCTGGCACAGAGACCTCCGGATCGGCGTTCGGGACCAACTCCTGGCTCGTCGAAGAGATGTACGAGCGATACGTCGCCGATCCCACCGCGGTAGCCGAGTCGTGGCGTGAGTTCTTCGAGGACTACACGTCGATCTCCGCACCGGCGCACCAGAACGATCCGGCACCTGCCCCGGCGCCCGCCCCGGCCGACAGCAACGGTGCGGCGACGCCGCCTCCGCCGCCGGCTGATGCCACGCCGGCACCAGCACCTGCTCCGTCCGCCTCGAAGCCTGCACCTGCGCCAGCGGCCGAACCGGCCGCCGAACCCGGCGAGCTGATCAAGGGCGTCGGCGCTGCGATCGTGCGCAACATGGCGGCGAGCCTCGAGGTGCCGACCGCCACGAGCTTCCGCAACGTGCCGGCCAAGCTGCTCGAGGTCAACCGCAAGGTCATCAACGGGTACCGCACCCGAGCCGGCCTCGGCAAGGTCAGCTTCACCCACCTGATCGGCTACGCCGTCGTGCGAGCGATCGCCGAGACGGTGCCGAACATGAAGAACGGGTTCGTCGAGGGCGCCGACGGCAAGCCCCGGCTGGTGCGCAACGACCACGTCAACATGGGCCTCGCGGTCGACGTCGACAAGGGCGACGGCACCCGCACGCTGGTCGTGCCGGTGCTCAAGCAGGCCGACACGCTCGACTTCGCTGGCTTCCTGGCGGCCTACAACGAGATCATCCGCAAGGTCCAGAACAACAAGCTGACCCTCGACGACTACGCCGGTGCGAACGTCAGCCTGACCAACCCGGGCACGATCGGCACCGTCCAGTCGGTGCCGCGCCTGATGCCCGGCCAGGGCGTCATCGTCGGCGTCGGCAACATCGACTACCCGGCCGAATTCGAGGGCGCCGACAAGCGCAACCTGTCGTCGCTCGGCGTGTCGAAGGTCGTCACCGTCACCAGCACGTACGACCACCGGATCATCCAGGGCGCCGAGTCGGGCCTGTTCCTGAAGCGGGTCCACGAACTCCTGCTCGGCGAGCACGGCTTCTACGAGGACATCTTCCACGACCTCGACATGCCGTACGAGGCGGTCAAGTGGCGGCCCGACACGAACCCGATCGACCGCGAAGAAGCGATGCTCGCCAAGCAGATGGCCGTCGCCAAGCTGATCCGTGTGCACCGGGTCCGCGGTCACCTCATCGCCGACCTCGACCCGCTCCGCTGGAAGGAGCCGCACACCCCGGTCGAACTCGATCCGGCCACGTACGGCCTCACGATCTGGGATCTCGACCGCGAGTTCCTCACCGACGGCGTCGGCGGTCGCGACAAGATGTCGCTCGGCGACCTGCTCGGGGTGCTGCGCGACGCGTATTGCCGCACGATCGGCGTCGAGTACATGCACATCCAGAACACCGAAGAGCAACGGTGGATCCAGGAGCGTGTCGAGTCGAAGCCGCCGTCGTTCGAGAAGGACCAGAAGATGCGGATCCTCGAGCGGCTCAACGCCGCCGAGGCGTTCGAGAAGTTCCTGGCCACCAAGTACGTCGGTACGAAGCGGTTCGGGATCGAGGGGGCCGAGTCGGCGATCCCGATCCTCGACGAGATCCTGTCGCACGCCGCCGACGAGGGGCTCGACGGTTCGGTGCTCGGCATGGCCCACCGCGGTCGACTCAACGTGCTCTCGAACATCGTCGGCAAGAGCTACGAGGCGATCTTCTCCGAGTTCGAGGGCCACGTCGATCCGAACACCGTGCAGGGTTCGGGCGACGTCAAGTACCACCTCGGTGCGACCGGTAAGTACCACAGCCCGTCCGGTGCCGACATCAAGGTCGAGCTCGCCGCCAACCCGAGCCACCTCGAGACGGTCGACCCGATCGTCATGGGCATGGTCCGTGCACAGCAGGACCAGATCGAGCCGATGGGTGCGTTCTCGGTCCTGCCGCTCCTGATCCACGGCGACGCAGCGTTCGCCGGGCAGGGCGTCGTCGCCGAATGCCTCGCCATGAGCGACATCGGCGGCTACCGCATCGGCGGCACGATCCACCTCATCATCAACAACCAGATCGGCTTCACGACCGCCCCCGAGTGGAGCCGGTCGTCGATGTACTGCTCCGACGTCGCGAAGACGGTGCAGGCGCCGATCTTCCACGTCAACGGCGACGACCCCGAGGCGTGCGTCCGGGTGGCCAGGATGGCGTGGGAGTACCGCCAGAAGTTCCACAAGGACGTCGTCATCGACATGGTGTGCTACCGCCGCCACGGTCACAACGAGGGCGACGATCCGAGCTACACCCAGCCGCTGATGTACAAGGCGATCGCCGAACGTCGAAGCGTGCGCAAGGTGTACGTCGAGACACTGGTGAAGCGCGGCGACATCACCGTCGAGGAAGCCGAACAGGCGCTCGAGGACTTCCAGGGCAAGCTCCAGGTGGCGCTCGACGAGACCCGGTCACGCAACACCGAGGCGCCGAAGGTGCCGCGTCCGCCGAAACCGCTCGGCGTCCTGCCCCACATCCCGACCGGCGTCGAACGAGAGACGCTCGAGCGGATCTTCCATCAGCTCACGAACTTCCCCGAGGGCTTCACGCCGCACCCGAAACTGGTGCGCCAGTTCGAGACGCGCACGAAGCAATTCGAGTCGGCGAACGACGTCGACTGGGCGACCGCCGAGGCGCTCGCGATCGGTTCGCTGATCCTCGAAGGTGCCCCGGTCCGACTCGCCGGCGAGGACTCCCGGCGCGGCACGTTCAGCCAGCGCCACGCTGCCGTGGTCGACTTCGAGACCGGCCAGCCGTGGATCCCGCTCGCCGACATCGAGGGCGCCGAAGCCAACTTCTGGGTGTACGACTCCTTGCTGTCGGAGTACGCAGCGCTCGGCTACGAGTACGGCTACGCCCACTCGAACCCGGATGCGCTCGTGATGTGGGAGGCCCAGTTCGGCGACTTCGTCAACGGTGCCCAGATCATCATCGACCAGTACATCGTCGCCGCGGAAGACAAGTGGGGCCAACGCAACGGCGTGGTGCTCCTGCTGCCCCACGGCTACGAAGGCCAGGGCCCCGAACACTCCTCGGCCCGGATCGAGCGCTTCCTCACCCTCGCCGCCGAAGACAACATGCAGGTCGTCAACGCCACGACCGCACGTCAGTACTTCCACCTGCTGCGCCGGCAGGTGCACCAGGAGCGTCAGACCCCCCTGGTGGTGTTCACGCCGAAGCAAGGCCTGCGCATGAAGCAGACCCGTAGCCACATCGACGAGCTCACCATGGGCTCGTTCGAAGAGGTGCTCGACGATCCGCACGTGTCCGACCCCGATGCCGTCAGCCGCATCGTGTTCTGCTCGGGCAAGGTGGCCTGGGACGCGATGTCGGAGCGCGACGCCCGAGAGGCGCCGGTTGCCATCGTCCGTGTCGAGCAGCTGTTCCCGCTGCCGACCGATCAGATGCTCGACATCGTCCAGAACCGGTACCCGAACGCTCGCGAGCTCGTGTGGCTCCAGGAGGAACCGGAGAACATGGGTCCCTGGCACTTCATCGAGCACCACACCTGGCGTGTGAAGGATCTCGGCTACGACCTCCGCCACGTCGCCCGTGTCGAGTCCGGTAGCCCCGCCACCGGGTCGAAGACGGTCCACGACCAGGAACTCGCCGACCTGATGGACGGCATCTTCGACGGCCTCTGA